The following is a genomic window from Niabella soli DSM 19437.
ATCAGCCGGAAGTTTAACGGCGTATCTGTTAAAACGTTGAGGTCCTGGAATAAAATTAAAAAAGATGTTGTTGCCAAAGGCGATGAGCTTCTGGTTGGCTATATGGTAAATAAGCATCCAGAAAAAGATGCGGAAGACAGGGGCGATGAAAAACCGGCAAAGCAACGCAATGAAGCGACAAAGGGCGGAAAACAAATAAAAGTGGGCACTGCGATCAATATCCGTAAAGGGCCTGGAACCGATAAGCCGATCGTTGGCAGGATAGAAAAAGATGAAACGGTTACTGTTTTGAAAAAAGTAAATGATGAGTGGACCACGGTGCGTACCAGTGATGGAAAAACAGGCTATGCTGCCTCTCAGTACCTGGTACCTGCTGATTCAGAAAACAACGATGAACCGGTAAAAGCCACCGGAAAAGAGATAAAACTTGGTACGGCGCTCAACATTCGTAAAGGTCCGGGCACCGATAAAGCAGTAGTAGCACGGCTTCAGAAAGATGCCGCGCTTACGGTGCTCAAAAAAGTAAATGATGAATGGTCTGCTGTACGCACCAGCGACGGCATAGAAGGGTATGCTGCTTCCCAATACCTTGAACCGGCCGCAAATAAGGAGGCTCCGGTAAAGGAATACGGTAAAAAAATACAATTGACCACGGCGTTGAATATCCGGAAAGGCCCCGGAACCGATAAACCCATAGTGACAAGGGCAGAAAACGGCGCAACGCTTACCGTGTTGAAGAAGGTTAACGACGAATGGTCCGCAGTGCGTACCAGTGACGGAATGGATGGGTATGCCGCTACAAAATACCTGGAGCCGGGAACTGAAACACCCGTAGTTGCCTCAAACGACCGCAATGCAAAAACAAAGGAAGAACAGGCAAAAGTGAATGTAGAAACCACGATCAATATACGCAAGGGGCCGGGTACGGACCAACCAGTTGTGGGTAGTGCCCAGAAAGATGAAATTGTTACCGTTACCCACCATGTGAACAAAGAATGGGCGGCTGTTCGTACCAATGGCGGCGTGGAGGGTTTTATGGCCACACAATTTCTTGGGCCGCTGGATGCTATTGCGCCCATTGCCACAGACAAAGCAGTAGCGGTTACTAAAAAACCGGAACCGCAAAAACGCCCGGTGGAACAGGAAAAAGTTTCTTCCGCACCGGTAGCCGATGTAGCGGCCAATACCGATCAGAGTGGCTTCTTTAAAGCGGCTTACACAACACAAAATGGTGGCGCTGCCGGAAAAGATCAATCGGTTCATTCCGGGATCTTTAAAACCGACAAAGGCTGGGCGGATGGGAAATATTATGCGCTTATTGATGGCATACCCGCGGGAACCATCGTTAAATTATCGAATCCCGGTAATAATGCGATCGTTTATGCAAAAGTGTTGGGCGATGTAAAAAGCCTGAAGGAAAAAAGCAACTTAAATGCCCGGATCAGTGAAGCCGCAGCAACGGCATTGCGTATTAATGATGCTGATTTTGATTTAAAGGTTACGCATTGATATTGAACCAGAACGTAAATAGCTGTTTATTATAATATTATACAAAGTGTATTATAATAAAAGTTACATTAAATAGCGTAATTTATTCGGAAGGTTTCTGGATTAATAAAGCCCTGCGCGCGCTGCATCAAAGCTTTTAATTCATTTGTATATTGATGGTCATTATAAATTTACCAATCGCGCCGCTCCGGCGCCGTTAACCTATTAATTTTTAACGCAAGTTGTACGTATAAAAAAAATATCTTTGTAGTATAAAATATTTTTTCATTTAAACCACCTGTGTATGGATGCAAAAGTTACTTTAAGTTTTAATGCTTCAGTAATTGAAAAAGCAAAGGCGTATGCTGCATCAGAGGGGTTGAGCCTTTCCCGCCTTGTTGAGCTTTTACTGCAAAAGGTGATAGCAACCGGCCAGCATAGTGTTAACATCGAGCATATACCCATTGAGGAATGGGTGAGCGTTGTTGCTGAAGGTCCTGCTGTTTATAATACAAAATCGCTTAGCAAAAGCCAAAAGAAGGATTTTTATGAAAGCCGTAAATAAGTGCATTCATGAAGATCTTTATCGACGCTAATATCCTGGTAGCTGTAGTAAACAAAGAATATCCTTTATATACTTATGCAGCGCGGGTACTGAGTTGGGCAACAGCACAGCGCTATCAACTGGTTACTACTTCTGTTTGCTTCGCGATTACTTTTTATTTTGCCGAAAAAAAACATGGTAATAAAATTGCAAAGGAACGCATAGCGCTGCTCGCCAATCATTTTATCATTGCGGATTGCGGGAGTGAAGAAGTACAGCAGGCCGCCGCCGATAAAAGCATTAACGATTTTGAAGACGGGCTTCAATATTTTGCTGCTGTCAGGGCCGGATGCAGTTGCATTGTAACAGAAAATGTAAGCGATTTTTATTTCTCAACCATAGAAGTGCTTACCGCAATTGGTTTTTTGAAAAGCTATTACCCCATGGGGAAACGGTTGAAATAAAACGAATAACCCGGGGAGCTGCTACTTAAATTGATATCCCCTTAAAAAATCTTCAATCGCCATTTTTTTCTTTCCTTCCAGTTGAACTTCTTTCAGGTCGAGCAGACCATCAGCACAGGCAACCGACAAAAAGGTTTTGCCATCGGTCTGGTATTCGCCCACCGGTACGTTTGGTATAGTGTATTGAGCTGTGGCTTTGAAGATCTTTAGTTTTTTCCCGTTTAAAAAAGTAAAGGCCCCGGGGTAGGGCGCCAGACCGCGTACGAGGTCGTGTACGGCTTTGACGGGATTATCAAAATGGATCAAACAGGTCTCCGTAAATATTTTTGGCGCATGATGGATCGTTTCGTTTGGCGCGATGGTTTGGGGCGTTTCGGTGATGGTACCGGTTGCCAATCCATCAACCGTTTTTACCAAAAGACGGGCGCCGATTGCTTTCATCGTATCGTGCACAATGCCCGCAGTGTCGTCCGCTCCAACCGGAAATGATTCCTGTAATAAAATATTCCCTGTATCAATTGCGTGCTGCAATTTAAACGTGGTAACCCCCGTTTCTTTTTCGCCATTGATCACTGCCCAGTTTATCGGGGCGGCACCACGGTATTGCGGCAGCAGCGAACCATGTAAGTTTATGGTACCCATCGGCGGCATATTCCATACGGTCTCCGGCAACATTCTGAAGGCAACACAGATCTGCAGATCGGCGTTTAACTGACGCAGCTTCTCCTGGAAAACCGGGTCTTTTAATTTTTCCGGCTGTAAAACCCGCAATCCATTATCCACAGCGTATTTCTTTACCGCGCTTTGCTGTAATTCCATCCCCCGGCCGGCCGGTTTGTCCGGCGCCGTAATCACTCCTGCAATCGTTGCGCCTGCTTTCAAAAGGGCATCCAGGCTCGCTACGGCAAATTCAGGTGTGCCCATAAATACGATACGTAATTGCTTTGCAGCGTCACTAAAAATCATCCCGCGAAAATAATAACATAATATCGAAAATACCGGAATTGAAGTACCTTTAGAATGGTATTGTTTGTTAAAAAAAATCATTTTTTATGAAAAAAATTTTACTGGGCCTGGTAGTACTTATTGCAAGTGGTTTTCTTGCGCCCAAAACAAAAGAGCTGACTCCCGAAGACAGGAAGTTTGCGGTTGATTATTTTATAAAAACCAGAGAGCGGCTGTTAAAGGATGTGGAGCGGCTGAGCCCTGCACAATTAAATTATAAACCGGATAGTACCCGCTGGTCTGTAGCGCAATGCGTTGAGCACATTACACTGGCAGAAGGTGAATTGTGGCAATGGTGCATGATGGGATTAAAAAATGACACTTCTTCCCTGAAGAAGCCGGAAAAGCAAATTACTAATGAACAATTGGTTGCCGGGGTTACAGACCGCACCAAAAAAGCCCAGGCCCCTGAAGCGCTGCGCCCCAAAAATACGTTCTCCAACACCCAGGCTGCCTTAAAGGTGTTTCTTTCAAAACGAGATTCAACTATTGCCTACCTGAAAACAACCCAGGATCCGCTAAGAGAGCGTTTTATGCAAACGCCCATTGGTCTATTAGATGTATACCAGGGCTTGTTATTGCTGGCGGCACACAGCGAACGGCATACCTTACAGCTTGAAGAAGTGATGAAAAGCTCTGGTTTCCCTAAAAAATAAGCGGTATGCTTAAAAAAGACTACCTTCCCCGCTTAAAACGTTTATAAATTTTTAAATTCAACTGATGCAACAAGCAAAAAAGGGCGATAAGGTAAAAGTACACTATCATGGTAAACTGACTACCGGGGAGACGTTTGATTCTTCTGAGGGAAGGGATCCGCTTCCATTTGAGATCGGAGGCGGAATGGTGATCAAAGGGTTTGATGATGGGGTAACCGGTATGACAGTGGGTGAAAAAAAGACCATCACTATTCCGGCGGATGAGGCATACGGACCTGTAAATCCGGATATGGTTATTGAAATGCCTAAAGAACGCCTGCCCCAGGATATGGAAGTGGAAGTAGGAATGCCGTTGGTAATGAGCGATCCGCAGGGGCAGCAGTTCCAGGTGGTTGTAAAGGAAATAACAGACGACAAAATCGTACTGGACGCCAACCATCCACTGGCGGGAAAAGACCTGGTGTTTGATCTGGAGCTGGTGGAAATAGAAGGCGGAAGCCCGCTGATCATTATGCCCTGATCTGGTTTGAATATAATTTTTAAAGCAGCTTGAAAAAGCTGCTTTTGTATTTATTTCGCTGTTGTTTTTGCAAAAATTTAAAGTCATTTATGAATGCTAATTATGAATTTACTGTTGCGGAGCGGTTTTTAAGATATGCAACGATCGACACGCAAAGTGATCCGTACTCACAAACAGTTCCTTCTACTGAAAAGCAAAAGGATTTGAGCCGGGTCCTGGTGGAAGAATTGCGATCTATTGGAATTGCGGATGCAGCGCTGGATGAAAAGGGATATGTGTATGCCACCATTCCGGCTACCACAGATAAAACGGTTCCGGTGATCTGTTTCTGCAGTCATGTGGATACTTCTTCGGATTGCCCGGGGTATAATGTAAAGCCAATTGTGCACCGGAATTATGACGGCAAAAATATTGTGTTACCAGATGATCCGAATCAGATCATCCGCCCGCCGGATCATCCCTATTTAAAAACAAAAAAGGGAGAAGATATTATAACCGCTTCGGGAACCACCTTGTTGGGCGCAGACGATAAGGCAGGCGTTGCCATTATCATGGACCTGACAAATTATCTGGTACAGCACCCGGAAATAAAACATGGCGTTATTAAGATCCTGTTTACCCCCGATGAAGAAATTGGCCGTGGGGTGGACCATGTAGACCTGGCGCGCCTGGGCGCGGATTTTGGTTATACGCTGGATGGCGGCCCACGGGGCGGTTACACCGGTGAAACTTTTAGTGCAAATGGTGTAACGGTAACCTTTCTGGGTAACAGTATTCATCCGGGGTATGCAAAGAACAAACTGGTAAACGCGATAAAGATCGCGGCGGCATTTATTGATCTGTTGCCCAGGGATTCTTTTAGTCCGGAAACGACGGAGGAGCGGGAAGGATTTGTACACCCCGTACATATGGACGGAACCGCTGAAAAAGCAACCGTTAGTTTTATTATCCGCGATTTTGATACAAAGCGGTTGAAATTACATGAAACCCGCCTGGAAGAATTTGCCAAGCAGGCCGTGGGAAAATTCTCCGGCAGCAGTTATACATTTGAAAGCAGCGAGCAATACCGCAACATGAAGGAGATCGTGGATCAATATCCAGAAATTGAGACCTGTGCTAAGATCGCGATGGAGCGGAGCGGCGTTGTTTTTCAAAAGTATAGTGCCAGGGGCGGTACGGACGGTTCCCGTTTATCCTTTATGGGCGTACCTTTCCCGGATATCTTCACCGGGGAAATGGCCTTTCATGGCAAGCACGAATATGTAAGTATCCAGGATATGCAAAAGTCTGTGGAAACGCTTGTGAACCTGGTGCAGGTGTGGGAAGAGCGATCCGGTGAGCAAAGAACCGGAGGGTGAAGAGTGTCCCGATGGCCATCGGGACAACAAAGCTGCCAGCAGTACTGCTGCCGGGTACATAAAAGTTAAAAATAATTGCCTCTATTATTATAATTAAAATTCAAAGCTAATGGAATTCAATTTTATTTACGTGGTACTGGGATTGGTTGTGTTGGCGATCCTCAGTGGTTTGTTTACGATCAACCAGGGATACATTGGAGTGATTACCCTGTTTGGCGGCTACCGGCGCATTGTAGGTCCGGGCCTGCATTTGAAGATCCCGTTTTTTGAAAAGGTAATGAAAAGAATATCGATTCAGAACCGTTCTGTGGAACTGGAATTTCAGGCGGTAACGCAGGATCAGGCCAATGTGTATTTTAAGGCGATGCTTTTATATGCTGTTCAGAATGAAACCGAAGACACAATTAAAAAAGTAGCTTTTAAATTTATTGGCGACCGGGATCTGATGCAGGCGCTGGTGCGTACTATCGAAGGAAACATTCGTGCATTTGTGGCTACAAAAAAACAAGCCGAAGTGCTGGGCCTGCGTCGGGAAATTGTGCAATATGTAAAAGTGGAAATCGATCATACCCTGGAAGAGTGGGGCTATCATCTGCTGGACCTGCAGATCAACGATATTACGTTTGACAAAATGATCCTGGATTCAATGAGCAAGGTGGTGGCCAGTAATAACCTGAAGGCGGCTGCGGAAAACGAAGGACAGGCCTTGCTGATCACCAAAACAAAATCGGCGGAGGCCGAAGGAAACGCAATCAAGATCAGCGCCGAGGCGGAGCGTGAAGCAGCAAAACTAAGAGGACAGGGAATTGCGCTGTTCCGCGAAGAAGTGGCAAGAGGGCTGTCTTCCGCTGCAGTGGAATTGCGCCAGGCGAACCTCGATACCAATTTTATTTTATTTAGCATGTGGACAGAAGCAATTAAGAATTTTGCCGAATACGGAAAAGGAAATGTGATTTTCCTGGACGGAAGTACCGAAGGAATGGAACATACGATGAAACAGTTTCAGGCAATGATGATGCGGAACGAGGCGATCCAGGATGGCAATACAGCGAGTTGATTTTTTGAACCATTAAGAGCCTAATTCCTAATGGCTTATTGTTTATCGTTTATCGTTTCCCGTTTGGTAGCTTTTACAAACCGTTCTTTGCCCTGCATATCGGTTTGAACAATTGTTGTGAAGCCACTGGCATTAAAAAGCGCATTGGTAGCGGCGCCCAGGCTTTCGTGAATTTCAACATAAATGGCGCCACCGGTGTTCAACAGTTGTTTCGCCGCGGCGGCTATCTTCCGGTAAAAGAGCAGCGGATCCTGATCCGGAACAAATAATGCCAGTGCCGGTTCGTAATCCACCACGTTAGGATTCATGGTGTACTTATCTTTTTCAGGAATATAAGGCGGATTGCTGATGAGGATATCTGCCTTCGGTAATAGCGACCAGCCGATTTCATTTAAAAAATCCAGTTGTATAAAATTGATCATTGCATTGTGGGTGCTTGCGTTCCTTTGGGCCACGACCAATGCCCCCGCGCTGATATCACAACTGGTAATAAGCGCCTGGGTTAGTTTCCGTTTCAAAATAATCGGGATGCAAC
Proteins encoded in this region:
- a CDS encoding SH3 domain-containing protein — protein: MKSFIVTTGFVLLLTAAQGQKKLTALNSSRGTVVEHTVTSGESLNYLSKKYDVSQASLAKANGIKASQNLKIGQVIKVPVTASNLTEIRKNNIPVYYEAGAKDNLSTISRKFNGVSVKTLRSWNKIKKDVVAKGDELLVGYMVNKHPEKDAEDRGDEKPAKQRNEATKGGKQIKVGTAINIRKGPGTDKPIVGRIEKDETVTVLKKVNDEWTTVRTSDGKTGYAASQYLVPADSENNDEPVKATGKEIKLGTALNIRKGPGTDKAVVARLQKDAALTVLKKVNDEWSAVRTSDGIEGYAASQYLEPAANKEAPVKEYGKKIQLTTALNIRKGPGTDKPIVTRAENGATLTVLKKVNDEWSAVRTSDGMDGYAATKYLEPGTETPVVASNDRNAKTKEEQAKVNVETTINIRKGPGTDQPVVGSAQKDEIVTVTHHVNKEWAAVRTNGGVEGFMATQFLGPLDAIAPIATDKAVAVTKKPEPQKRPVEQEKVSSAPVADVAANTDQSGFFKAAYTTQNGGAAGKDQSVHSGIFKTDKGWADGKYYALIDGIPAGTIVKLSNPGNNAIVYAKVLGDVKSLKEKSNLNARISEAAATALRINDADFDLKVTH
- a CDS encoding DUF6364 family protein, encoding MDAKVTLSFNASVIEKAKAYAASEGLSLSRLVELLLQKVIATGQHSVNIEHIPIEEWVSVVAEGPAVYNTKSLSKSQKKDFYESRK
- a CDS encoding type II toxin-antitoxin system VapC family toxin; its protein translation is MKIFIDANILVAVVNKEYPLYTYAARVLSWATAQRYQLVTTSVCFAITFYFAEKKHGNKIAKERIALLANHFIIADCGSEEVQQAAADKSINDFEDGLQYFAAVRAGCSCIVTENVSDFYFSTIEVLTAIGFLKSYYPMGKRLK
- the fmt gene encoding methionyl-tRNA formyltransferase — protein: MIFSDAAKQLRIVFMGTPEFAVASLDALLKAGATIAGVITAPDKPAGRGMELQQSAVKKYAVDNGLRVLQPEKLKDPVFQEKLRQLNADLQICVAFRMLPETVWNMPPMGTINLHGSLLPQYRGAAPINWAVINGEKETGVTTFKLQHAIDTGNILLQESFPVGADDTAGIVHDTMKAIGARLLVKTVDGLATGTITETPQTIAPNETIHHAPKIFTETCLIHFDNPVKAVHDLVRGLAPYPGAFTFLNGKKLKIFKATAQYTIPNVPVGEYQTDGKTFLSVACADGLLDLKEVQLEGKKKMAIEDFLRGYQFK
- a CDS encoding DinB family protein yields the protein MKKILLGLVVLIASGFLAPKTKELTPEDRKFAVDYFIKTRERLLKDVERLSPAQLNYKPDSTRWSVAQCVEHITLAEGELWQWCMMGLKNDTSSLKKPEKQITNEQLVAGVTDRTKKAQAPEALRPKNTFSNTQAALKVFLSKRDSTIAYLKTTQDPLRERFMQTPIGLLDVYQGLLLLAAHSERHTLQLEEVMKSSGFPKK
- a CDS encoding FKBP-type peptidyl-prolyl cis-trans isomerase, which produces MQQAKKGDKVKVHYHGKLTTGETFDSSEGRDPLPFEIGGGMVIKGFDDGVTGMTVGEKKTITIPADEAYGPVNPDMVIEMPKERLPQDMEVEVGMPLVMSDPQGQQFQVVVKEITDDKIVLDANHPLAGKDLVFDLELVEIEGGSPLIIMP
- the pepT gene encoding peptidase T; this translates as MNANYEFTVAERFLRYATIDTQSDPYSQTVPSTEKQKDLSRVLVEELRSIGIADAALDEKGYVYATIPATTDKTVPVICFCSHVDTSSDCPGYNVKPIVHRNYDGKNIVLPDDPNQIIRPPDHPYLKTKKGEDIITASGTTLLGADDKAGVAIIMDLTNYLVQHPEIKHGVIKILFTPDEEIGRGVDHVDLARLGADFGYTLDGGPRGGYTGETFSANGVTVTFLGNSIHPGYAKNKLVNAIKIAAAFIDLLPRDSFSPETTEEREGFVHPVHMDGTAEKATVSFIIRDFDTKRLKLHETRLEEFAKQAVGKFSGSSYTFESSEQYRNMKEIVDQYPEIETCAKIAMERSGVVFQKYSARGGTDGSRLSFMGVPFPDIFTGEMAFHGKHEYVSIQDMQKSVETLVNLVQVWEERSGEQRTGG
- a CDS encoding SPFH domain-containing protein, whose product is MEFNFIYVVLGLVVLAILSGLFTINQGYIGVITLFGGYRRIVGPGLHLKIPFFEKVMKRISIQNRSVELEFQAVTQDQANVYFKAMLLYAVQNETEDTIKKVAFKFIGDRDLMQALVRTIEGNIRAFVATKKQAEVLGLRREIVQYVKVEIDHTLEEWGYHLLDLQINDITFDKMILDSMSKVVASNNLKAAAENEGQALLITKTKSAEAEGNAIKISAEAEREAAKLRGQGIALFREEVARGLSSAAVELRQANLDTNFILFSMWTEAIKNFAEYGKGNVIFLDGSTEGMEHTMKQFQAMMMRNEAIQDGNTAS
- the prmC gene encoding peptide chain release factor N(5)-glutamine methyltransferase, whose amino-acid sequence is MELHRFKDKFIDTISAVYEKQEAANIWNLLVHYCNDHQADAAFPSNKAIFLENISKRLLQEEPIQYILNEAWFYDIPFYVDENVLIPRPETEELVHWVIREHNTKPALNILDIGTGSGCIPIILKRKLTQALITSCDISAGALVVAQRNASTHNAMINFIQLDFLNEIGWSLLPKADILISNPPYIPEKDKYTMNPNVVDYEPALALFVPDQDPLLFYRKIAAAAKQLLNTGGAIYVEIHESLGAATNALFNASGFTTIVQTDMQGKERFVKATKRETINDKQ